In Ipomoea triloba cultivar NCNSP0323 chromosome 15, ASM357664v1, one genomic interval encodes:
- the LOC116006969 gene encoding suppressor of disruption of TFIIS has protein sequence MAYEDRFGQVQRSKYDCLLFDLDDTLYPLSSGLAAACGKNIGDYMVEKLGIDRSKIGDLGNLLYKNYGTTMAGLRAIGYDFDYDEYHSFVHGRLPYENLRPDPVLRSLLISLPYRKLIFTNADKVHAIKVLRILGLEDCFEGIICFETLNPTYKTAASDDEDDIAFVGSSAASAAAASSSRSEIFDIAGHFSHPNPGSALPKTPVVCKPSVAAIEKAIELASIDPHRTLFFEDSTRNIQAGKCVGLHTVLVGKSQRVQGADYALESIHNIKEALPELWETDKVAEVNNNYSGVAVPASVTA, from the exons ATGGCGTACGAAGACCGCTTTGGACAGGTTCAGAGGTCCAAATATGATTGCCTGCTATTTG ATCTTGATGACACCCTTTATCCCCTCAGTTCGGGTTTAGCTGCAGCTTGTGGCAAGAACATTGGAG ATTACATGGTTGAGAAGCTCGGTATAGACCGAagcaaaattggtgatttgggTAACTTGCTGTATAAGAACTATGGCACTACAATGGCAGGTCTTAGG GCAATTGGCTATGATTTTGACTATGATGAATATCACAG TTTTGTGCACGGGCGATTGCCTTATGAGAACCTGAGGCCTGACCCTGTCCTAAGAAGTCTTCTGATTAGCCTGCCTTATAGGAAGCTT ATCTTCACGAATGCTGATAAGGTCCACGcgatcaaagttcttagaattCTTGGATTGGAGGACTGTTTCGAGGGGATCATATGCTTCGAGACACTGAATCCCACTTACAAAACAGCTGCAtctgatgatgaggatgacaTCGCGTTCGTGGGCTCTTCTGCAGCCTCTGCTGCTGCAGCATCTTCGAGCCGCTCAGAGATCTTCGACATTGCTGGGCACTTCTCCCACCCGAACCCTGGATCAGCATTGCCTAAGACGCCCGTTGTGTGCAAGCCATCCGTGGCTGCCATCGAGAAGGCTATCGAGCTCGCCAGCATTGATCCACATAGAACT CTCTTCTTCGAAGATAGCACCCGAAACATCCAGGCTGGAAAGTGCGTTGGCCTACACACCGTCCTG GTGGGGAAATCTCAGAGAGTTCAAGGTGCAGATTACGCCCTGGAAAGCATCCACAACATCAAAGAAGCCCTGCCAGAACTTTGGGAAACCGACAAGGTTGCAGAAGTCAACAACAACTACTCCGGGGTTGCTGTTCCAGCATCTGTCACTGCTTAG